A genomic region of Oncorhynchus mykiss isolate Arlee chromosome 2, USDA_OmykA_1.1, whole genome shotgun sequence contains the following coding sequences:
- the LOC110494421 gene encoding gigaxonin yields the protein MSSTESEVSVAGSVVSDPQHSQKLLKALRSFWQEQCFQDAVLVLDGEKIPVQKNILAAASPYIRTKLNYNPPKEDGSMYTIELQGISVTIMKQILDYIFSGEISLSEDTIQDMVQAADLLLLTDLKSLCCQFLESCIAAENCIGIRLFSLHYCLHHVHHVATDFLQTHFRDVAATDEFRELPPDRLCEILSMEKLNVGNEKHVLEAVVRWLGHDLEERRVHMKEVMSSVWIQGLDQGYLREQVLGEPLMREVIREYCNAPLGGAALQGEALLAAFKPRGYSECIVTVGGEERGTRKPSAMARCMCPLYDPNRQLWIELEPMSIGRIGHGVLAAEGYLFVMGGMDETKMVLSSGEKYDPDTNTWTPIPSMKQARQNFGVAELDGMIYVLGGEDEDIELLTVEVFDPHFNTWTTQTSMTMVRKIGCYATMKKKIYAMGGGSYGKLYDSVECYDPKTKQWTAICPLKERRFGSVACGVGQELYVFGGVRSRDSDNPESSTMTTCKSEFFHDEMKRWMYLDDQTLCVQTSSSFVYGAVPIGASIYVVGDLDTGTTYDYVREFRRSSGTWHRTKPMLTSDLCKTGCAALRIANCKLFRLQLKQGLFRLRVPTS from the exons ATGTCCAGTACTGAGTCCGAGGTTAGCGTTGCAGGTTCGGTGGTGTCAGACCCTCAACACTCTCAGAAACTTCTCAAGGCCCTTCGCTCCTTTTGGCAAGAACAATGCTTCCAAGACGCAGTGTTAGTACTGGACGGGGAAAAGATTCCAGTCCAGAAAAACATTTTGGCTGCGGCTAGTCCATACATCAG AACAAAACTGAACTACAACCCTCCAAAGGAAGATGGATCCATGTACACCATTGAGCTTCAGGGAATCTCTGTCACTATCATGAAGCAGATCCTGGACTACATCTTTAGTGGGGAG ATCAGTCTGAGTGAGGACACCATTCAGGACATGGTGCAGGCTGCTGACCTGCTGCTTCTGACAGACTTGAAGTCCCTGTGCTGCCAGTTCCTAGAGAGCTGCATTGCTGCAGAGAACTGCATTGGGATCCGGCTCTTCTCTCTACATTACTGTCTGCACCATGTTCACCATGTTGCcacagatttcctccagacacaTTTCCGTGATGTGGCTGCCACGGACGAGTTCAGGGAGTTACCCCCAGACCGGCTGTGTGAGATCCTGTCCATGGAGAAGCTCAACGTGGGCAATGAGAAGCATGTCCTGGAGGCTGTGGTGCGCTGGCTCGGTCATGACCTGGAGGAACGGAGG GTGCACATGAAAGAGGTGATGTCATCAGTGTGGATCCAGGGCCTGGACCAAGGTTACCTGAGGGAGCAGGTATTGGGAGAGCCCTTGATGAGGGAGGTGATCAGGGAGTACTGCAACGCTCCACTGGGGGGTGCTGCACTGCAGGGTGAGGCTCTTCTAGCCGCCTTCAAACCTCGTGGCTACTCGGAGTGCATCGTCACtgtaggaggggaggagagagg AACGAGGAAGCCGTCAGCCATGGCACGCTGCATGTGTCCACTCTATGATCCAAACCGTCAGCTGTGGATCGAGCTGGAACCAATGAGCATTGGCCGAATAGGGCATGGGGTGCTGGCTGCAG AGGGCTACCTCTTTGTGATGGGTGGTATGGATGAAACTAAGATGGTCCTGAGCAGTGGGGAGAAATATGACCCAGACACAAACACCTGGACCCCAATTCCTTCCATGAAACAG GCGAGGCAGAACTTTGGTGTTGCAGAGCTGGATGGGATGATCTATGTTttgggaggagaggatgaggacaTAGAGCTCCTGACTGTGGAGGTTTTCGACCCTCACTTTAACACCTGGACAACCCAAACCAGCATGACAATGGTCCGCAAG ATTGGCTGCTATGCCACCATGAAAAAGAAGATCTATGCAATGGGTGGTGGGTCATATGGAAAGCTGTACGACTCAGTAGAATGCTATGATCCGAAGACCAAGCAGTGGACTGCAATCTGCCCTTTGAAAGAGAGAAG GTTTGGCTCAGTGGCATGTGGTGTGGGTCAGGAACTCTATGTGTTTGGAGGCGTGAGGAGCCGTGACTCAGACAACCCAGAATCCAGCACCATGACCACCTGCAAGTCTGAGTTTTTCCATGATGAGATGAAAAG ATGGATGTACCTTGATGACCAGACTCTCTGTGTTCAGACCAGTTCCTCTTTTGTGTATGGCGCTGTCCCCATTGGTGCCAGCATCTATGTAGTGGGAGACTTAGACACTG gtACAACCTATGACTATGTGAGAGAATTCCGTCGCAGCTCTGGGACGTGGCACCGCACCAAGCCCATGCTGACATCTGATCTGTGCAAGACTGGCTGTGCAGCCCTGCGCATCGCTAACTGCAAACTGTTCCGTCTGCAGCTGAAGCAGGGCCTGTTTAGACTCAGGGTCCCGACCTCCTAG